From the Odocoileus virginianus isolate 20LAN1187 ecotype Illinois chromosome 20, Ovbor_1.2, whole genome shotgun sequence genome, the window CCACGGCGCCAGGCCCGGACGATGCCGAGGGGACGCCCGACACCTCCCTGTGCCGCCTGTACCGGCATGTGTCCCACGACTTCCTGGAGATCCGTTTCAAGATCCAGCGGTTGTTGGAGCCGCGGCAGTACATGCTGGTACTCCCAGAGCACGTGCTGGTCAAGATCTTCAGCTTCCTGCCCACGCGGGCCCTGGCGGCTCTCAAGTGCACCTGCCATCACTTTAAGGGCATCATTGAAGCATTTGGCGTGCGGGCCACAGACTCGCGCTGGAGCCGCGACCCACTCTACCGCGATGACCCTTGTAAGCAGTGCCGCAAGAGATACGAGAAGGGCGATGTGTCGCTCTGCCGCTGGCACCCCAAGCCCTACCACCACGACCTGCCTTACGGACGTTCCTACTGGATGTGCTGCCGCCGAGCCGATCGCGAGACGCCCGGTTGCCGCCTGGGTCTGCATGATAACAACTGGGTGCTGCCCTGCAATGGGCCAGGCACTGGTGGAGGCCGGGCTGGCCGCGAGGAGGGGAGGTGAAgccgggggagggggtggggaagagcccaccacgcccacccccaccccctccccctgggAGCCGAGGGTCAGGACTGGGTCACCAGCCCATACCCCCAGCCCAGGCAGCATAGATCCCCCTCAAGAACTAAGATGGGGTTCATGGGGGTGACCAAGAAAGCTCTCTGATTGACCCCACCTGGTTTTCTACTCTTCAGACCCTCAagttgggtggtttttttttaatcagcatctCAATTTCCTCTCCAGCCCCGATGCCCTCCCTGCCACTCTCCATACCCCAGGGACCCACTAGCAGGGAGCAGACGGCAGCTAATTTTGGTACTACTTAAGGGTTCCCCCATTCTGGCCCCCTTGCATTCCCTCCCctagttctttctttctggagttgttctTTTCCCCCAAGAGGCTGCAGCACCTAGCGTTGGTACCCTTCCTAACCTACTACACCAGGGCTCACCTCCTCTTTAGGAATTGGGGGCCATCAGATCACATTTTGGCACTTTTCATGGCCACCTGCCATTTCTAGACATTTTCcccattaaaacaataaaaatcagttttctcCGTAGTCTCAAGCTATCAGTCTATCTAGGTCcccaagaggaaaacaaaagttgAAGTATAAAAATTCTCTTCCAATATTTAAGCTATTGCCATGACCccaatcccacccccacccccacaaaaaaAGCTGTGAAACCCTTTGCCTCACTCTGGACagcgtggggggtgggggctggtgggCAGGGACTAAGGGTTTcaacttctgtttttttccttccactcTGGGTACTCGTTCAGGTGTTAGAGGTCTATCCATCCCCCAgccacatattttttttaaagactcctTTAGTGAACCAAGACCTTGACTTTCAGGCAATTTGATCTGGAGTactttttttgttctgtttgggtttttgttgttgttgttgttttttaatttggttttgttttttcatccttGTGGTTCTGGAAAGCTTCTAACGTGTGGCATCTGACCAATTTTGAATTGGTCCTTTctataaaatcaatatttataaGGCTGGGCCCAGACTGGTTTGTGTGTTGTTAAGGGAAGCTGTTTGGAAGAGAAGGAAGTCATGGGCCAGTTCGTGGTGAGatggaaaaaactgaaagaatcctTAGCCAATTCCCTTAAACTGAGATGATTTTTGACTCTTCATCTGTGTCCATTTGAAttcaaaaatctcaaaatagTATTAatagaaactcaaacagggtagcttttatttctttagaaacCCAGAGCTGGGCAGGTATGGTGGCCCTGAAGTCATTGGCAGCCCAGACTCCTCCTCGCGCCCACTATCCCGTTATTCTTTGCCTTTGGCTCAGGTTGATGGTCCAACATGGCTGCTACGACTCCAGCCATTACCATTTTGTGGGGAAGGGAGTCTCCTTCCTCTCAGAAATACTACACCATGCTTCTGTGCACAGCTCACTGATCAGAACTTTAGCCACATGGAAGGACTGCAGGGGAGACTGGGAAATGCAGACGCTTAGCCAGATGCATTATGCCCAACCAGAAACTCATAAAGATCCCTGTAATAAAAGTTTTAAGATATTCAGCTAATTATTAACTAACAGAAGAGGGGAAAATGGATATTGAGCATTGGCTAACAGTCTCTGACATTCTTACCAAGGAATCAAAATTTCCAGAGATGAGGATATGTCAGAATAGTTATTTAATACTTAGATTTGAGAATCAAAGAGACCTGCATTTATAACTTGGCTTGGTTTTGTGGAATTTTGAATTCCTGTAAAGAGAAGGCTGAGAAGCAGGACTCTCCTGCTGAAAACAGGAAGTAAAATCTGAAAAGCCTCAAATAGTCAATAAAACACAATTATGGATATAATAAGccaaaaatttaaggaaaatgtCCATAGGGGTCCTAAAACGACTTTTGCTCTGAGGGCATTTGCCGATGTAAACAACCCTGGGTTTCCAATTTGTAGCCTTATTGGGACAGGCGAGCAGAAGTCAAAGCCTGCCCAAGGTGAAGAATGTAATAGGAGCTGGGATCCCACCAAACTACAAGCTCAGGTAAGGCTGACACAGAACACTGCAGAGAAGGTGTTTTAAATgctgaagaaaacacaaaattaaaggaagggcggggggggggggggggggaattgaGCCCTGAGAATCTGTGGCCACAGGCTGGCCCTTGGCTTGGGTTTGCAGCCTATTTTTCATCACCTGTTGTGATCCAGGGTACTGAGATGTctagcagaaacaaacaaaaaaaacactctGGTGGGAGGAGCTGACACCTACAATCCCCACCAACAGTTTTTTAGACAGTGAGCAGTAAGAGTCAAATAACCAAACACACATGGAAATAAAGAAGCAGAAACAAGAAGCAGCATTGGCCACAGAGCAAAAACAGACCCACAAAGGCTGCAGGTGGTGGAACCGTCAGTCACAgattagaagaaaaaagagagcttGGAAATAAATGCAGGGAACCCAGACCTGAATAATGGCCTAgccagaataaaaggaaaaaacccacaaagataTACAGTAACCAAAAGTAAAAAGTCAATGACTAGGCTAAACAAATTAGACACAATGAAAGAGTTATTCAGCTAGAGCAAGGTCTGAAAAAGTGGCATagggaccaaaaagaaaaaaatgtaaacggTTATGGAGGATAGAGGAAGTCTAGCACATTTAACTGGCATCCTAGaatcagaagagaaaatgaaatggtaCAATGATAGTATGTAAAGACACAATGATTGCAAATTCCAGACTGATAAAAAGATGGGTACACACAGTGAATCATAAGcagcataaataaatagaaacaaataccTAGACAAATGCAATGAACGTGTCCAGCTGTGATCTTCAGCAATTGAtttctctgaaactcagtttcttAATCTGAAAAAGGAGAATGTTAGACAGCTCCTCAGAAGGCTGATACACTGGAGTGCTCACTGGTTGTGCCCATCACAGACCCCTCTTGGGCCCTTCATAGTGTGAAGCTGGGGGAGGCTGCCTTTCAGGGCGAGAGGAAGCTGGGGAAAGCATTCCCTTGTCAAGCATCAgcagcctcatctgtaaaaatgggcTCATGATCCTGACCCCAGATTCAAGTGGAAAGCCCTGCTCAGTGTGTGGGTGTAGTGCACCCAGCAAGATGActtacagggaggcctggagaccAAGGATGGAACTGAACACACTGCTTACTCTTAACACTGAGGTGATGGTTTCACCTGCCTCTGAGATGGCTGTGATGATAAGGAGACATGTTGCAGTTTTAAGTGCTTGGCATCatgaaatgaacaaacagaaactCTCTGATTTGAGACCCTCTTGCTACCCTAGTTGCTGATATCTGTCAATTTCCTTTTTTGACTTCTGCTGATATCTGTCAATTCCACTTCTAAGGGGCTGTTAGTCCCTGCCCTTCTGAATCTCACTGTAACTTGCAGCCAAATAAAAGCCTCAGGAGGAGCTGCTTTTTTGGTTAACCAGCTGTTGGACCACACAGGTGATTTTTAGAAAGAGGTAGGACACGGGCTTAGGAGCACAGCTGTGGGTGAGACTCTGAACTCTGTAAACAACAGTTTGTAATTCTCAGCCCCAGCcacctcatttgcaaaatgagaacCGAAATTTTCCCTCAGCCCACAGGTCCTCTTGAGTCAGCCTTGAGTTGTCTTGGAAAGCCAATGTTCACCTTCACTCTTTTAaggtttttttgatgtggaccattcttaaagtctttattgaatttctcacaatactgtttctgttttggtttgttggtcatgaggcatgtgggatcttcaactAGGGActgaaactgtgccccctgcattggaagctgaagtcccaaccactggatcaccagggaggtcACCACCTTTACTCTCTAACCCTCTACCCTGGCCTGGCCTCCCTGCAGCCTACCAAGTCTCCATCAAAGTCACAAAATCAGCAGGCACAGGGCTGAGCATCAGACTCCCTGCCTAAGTGCTCACCTAGGTTTTCTTTGGAGCCGGTTTGCTAAGCAGCTAGAATGCACCAAACTTATATCCTTAAGGACAGCATGCCCGAAAGTGCTCATCGTGAAGATTCCCCAGGTGCTTTTACAGTCCCAGCCTctgaatctgctttttttttttttggctgttggCTTCGCTGCACagtttatgggatcttagttccctgaccaggggtcaaacccaggccccagcagtgacagCGCCAAGgcctaaccgctggactgccacgGAATTCCCCGCATTTTTCAAAAAGCACCCCAGTTGCATCTGAAAATTAGATAGGGCTAGAAAATAATTCCTTGGGCCAGAGTTTGCAGTTACACATGACATCTCTCATTCCTGTACTCACAGCCAAAAGGGAAAGGATGGTTTGGTGTAACTATTTTATAGTGAGTTTTAGATCTGACCCATTTCTACCATAAGCACTTTCAAACGATCAAAACCCAATGCTTCCCAATGTATCTGCTGAGGTACCCAGATTCTGTGAGGTGCTTCCCAATAAAGGGGTTCTGTGGTGAAATACTTGGGGGAAACAGTGCATTCTTACTCTGGATGAAAACTGCACACCATGAAATGAAGAAATTCATTTAATACTGTCTCACCCTGCTTTGGTCCCCTTTTTCATGCAACACCTGTGTATACTAGTTGTGCAGAATATGTTTTGCAGAAACACTGGTTTATCGCCCACTGGAGGTGGCAGAATCTGGAGTTCCCAAGGATTGGCTTCTacctcctctgtccctgcttACAAGCAGATCCTTGGTGGGCCCCACATGCCACGTCCCTGTGGGAGTTAGGTTTGGACTGGTGCAGTAGCAAGGCTGCCATTCTGGAGAATGGACTGCCACGAAAACAAGCCACAGAGAATTCATCTGGTCAAGGGTACTGCTGGTCCGGATGCCAGTCCGTGGTCTGCTGATTAAAGCTGAGAACGGCACTCAGTACCTGGAGATGTACAGCCCGAGTGTTTCCTCAGGGCAGGGGCCGGGCTCATTCCTTTGACTCTCACCCCACGGCGATCGCTCTTGCTTCCACATCTTTGAAGAGTGGCAGCTTGAGATCAAGAAAGAGCATCTTCCAGTCCGAGCACAAACAGAGCCAAAGGGGTTAAAAAGGACAAGCCAGCACACCCCAGGAGGGCCGTGGCATGTCTCCTGCTGGGCGTTTCTCAGGGAGTCTAGAGCCCCAGGTATTCAGCCAGGAACACGGCCAGGATGCGACTCAGGTTGTGTACCGTGGGTGGGTGCAGGTTGGCCTCGGAGTCATTAGACGTGTGCCAGACAGAGGGGAAAGGCGTGGCGATGAGGTGGAGCACGGGAACTCCTGCAGGGCAAAGAGGAGGCACAGGCCCATGTCTGGTCCCCGGCTGACCCAGGAGCCCAGGCCCATGCCTGGGCAAGTCTGccttctctgcccccacccccccagttgTGCCACTTGAAGAACTCTGAACAATTCTGAGGGTatgtgttcattaaaaaaaaaacacatccaaTATATTCataacaaaaatcagaaaaactcaAAACTTCATAGCTTATGAAAAGACTAGAAGATCTGAACACTTGCCATTGCCGGGCACTGGTCCAAGTGCTTTACAAAATTCAATCCCCTCAGCAACTCTTGAGATGGGGGGCTGttaatcatccccattttacagatgagggaattgagacacaaagaggttaagcaatttgccACCAGTCCCCAAATCTAGGAAGGGGCCAGGTCCTACCTGTGGCCCCCCTGGCCCCCAATTCCCACAGCAGGTACCTCGGCGGAGGAAGGGGATGTGGTCGTCTTCCACAGAGACAGGGGGCTCCCCGGTCTGGAAGTACATCACTTCCCAAGGATGAGACTGCAGTAGGTTCAGTCGGTGCAGGCGTTTCTCTGGATGTGGTGGGGATTGGAAAGCAGAAGGTCAGCCCCTCAAGGGTCAAAGATTCCCCTGCTCACAGATCAGAGGAGGGTGGGAGGCCTGGGGGTAAAGCACTGATCATGCCAATAAGGATGAATGTTAGTTCATCATTCTGGGGTAACGTTAGTTACCCCAGACTACAGGCTATGTTCCCAGTCTCATTTAATCCCTTCAAGTCTAAGGAGGCAGACACCCCCATTATTAGCATCATGCCCATTTGatagatgggaaactgaggctcagagagaggaggtcacttgcccaagctcacacagctggtaagaagGAAAGCCAGAATATGAacccagggctctctgaccctagAATCCCTGTCTGTAATCACTTCATTTGACTGctgtgggatcttttgtgtttctgccCCAGAGCTTTAGGGAGAGGctagggaggtggaggggaggctGGATGGCCCCTCAGAGGCCAGGTGCCTGGTCCTCTCTCCAGCATCTCAGGCGGGTGTCTGCCTATACCTTCACCCTTACCAATGCTCCTGAGCCGATGGAACCAGCGGGCCGTGCGAGGGAAGTGACTGTAGAAGGTTGGGTTGGGGGCTCCCAGGAGATCAAGAAGCATAAAGAGCTCCTAGGGAGAGAAGCCAGGACTGAGCAGCCCGGCAGGATGCTGCCAACCTCatgcccccctcctcccacctcgcCAGCACCCAGCAGGGCCCTAGTCTTACAATAGCCTGGATCCTGGTGGAGCCCAGGCCGTGGGGTGTAGACTCCATGAGCTGGGCCAGGTGCCGGGAGCCATAAAGCGAGTCCTTGGGTCCCCACTCCTTCAGTGCCTCTTCGCCGTCCAGGAAGAGCAGCTGCAAGGTCACTGGGGCTGCCTGTGGGGGCCAGTGGTCAGGGCCAGCTCAGTGCCAGCCCACCACCTCAACTCACCCACATTTCCTGCCTGTTTGCACAGCTGACTAGGGCAAACAGTCTCCTCACTTGTAGAACCTGCTAGCCAAGAGTACAGTCTGCCTGCATTTAAATCCTGGCTGGGTTGCTCAGCAGCCAAGCAGTAGTGGGTCAGTTACTAAGTTCTCAAAGCATCGACTTCCTTATGTAGAAATGGGGTGAATACCACTTCTCATAGggtaggatttgaacccagtcctAAAACAGcgcaggtttccctggtggctcagtgctaaagaatccacctgctaatgcaggagacgtgggaaatgttcgatccctgggctgggaagatcccctggagaaggaaatgacaactcactccagtattcttgcctgaaaaaccccatggacaaggaagcctggctggctacagtccatggggttgggaggagtaggacacaacttagctgctgaacaacaacaataaaacaggcTAGGGCAGTGCCTGATGCATAGTAACTAAATAAGGATTAGCTCTGATTGTAAGAGCTATTCCTCAAGTTCATTTGGCAAAAGAGACAGACccacaaataaataattgtatAAACAATGAAATGAAGTTGGGCAAATGCTTCTAAGAATAACAGGGTCCTGAAAGGTCCTCCAAGGGGGTGGGGGATAACCTGGCCTGGGGGACATGTTCGGTCTGCTGGGCAGGGATGTTTGCGCTGAGGCTGAGGAGGACCTGGCCTGGCAAAATGGAGCAGAGGGAAGAGTGTTCCCTGGTGAGGAAGCAGCATGGACCAGGACTGGGGACAGAGAAGGGGCCAGAGAGGTTTGAGAAAAGGCCCTAGGGCCCAGCAAGGGCCAGGGAGCTTGGACTCTGTTACAAGAGCACTGGGGTTTCAGCCATGGAAGGGATCTGAGCAGGATAGAGGCATGAGGTGTTTCCATTCATTCCATACATTCTTATTGACATCCTACTTTACACCAGGCAGTATTCTGGGCAGTATTCAGGAAATACAACAGGAAATAAACGCAGCCAAGGGCCCACCTATCTGAAGCTCATTCAAGCTTGGGAGACAGACAAAAAAATCAACCTAAAGTCCCATGAGGCATGGGATAGTGACAAGGAGCTATTTTATGGTGGCTGGGAAGGTCTCTTTGAGGAGGTGACATCAGAGTGGACCCCTGAATGAAGGGTGGGAGCCAGTCAGGAAGGTATCTGAGAAAAGCACATTGTAGGCAGAGCAAATAGCAAGTGCAAATGCCCTGAGATTGAGAGTGAGGTCCACAGAGGAGGTGGAGGCTAGCATGGAGTGAGTGATGTatgaggggtgggagaggagacCAGAGAGATGAGAGGTCACACCTCATGGGCTAAGAGAAGGACTCTGGCTTATTCATGGAATGACGTGGGAGCCATGGGAGGATTTTAGGTAGAGAAGGGACAGAATCTGACATTCAGGAAATGGAAAGACCCTCTGGACTCTGGTGTGGAGTGGAGGAAGATAAGACCCGGTAATGGAGAGTGGTGGCATGGACCAAGGAAGAGACATCCCTCGttcacccacccccaccctacccctgcTCTCCTTACCCTCTCCTTGGCTTTGCCCAGCTCTTGGTCGAGGGCCTGGGCCAGCTCCAGTAGCAGGGAGCAAGGCACTGCCGAATCCGTGGCCCCCACAAAGGGGGCTGAGCCAGATGGGAAGAGCTTGGAGTCGTAATGGCAGGCAAGGGTAAGGTGGCGGGCAGCCCCTGGGTCCAGCGTGGCCACCACATTGCCGAAGTCCAATGGCCCCAGGGGTGTGGAGGCAGTGAAGGGGTCTAGTTCTATATGCCAACCTGCTGAAAGTGTCCGCAACGTAGCCTCCAGGAACTAGTGGCAATAGAGAagagggagggtgggtggggactGGGGAGAAGGTCAGAAGAAGGGCCATGTGACCTGAACCATGCTGAGCAGTCAGGTTGGCCCACCAATACCACTTTGGTTGAATCGTTCCCTTGAGACACTTCTGAGTACCTACTAAGTGCAAAGCATGGAGTGCCCCTATCTCTTGAAGCCCAAACTAATCACAGCTCACCCTTCCATAGCAATCTGTGCCCAGTCCTTGTTCTAGGAACCCCTATGGAGTGGGGACTGACAATggttccattttgcagatgaggaaactgaggcacagagaagatgAAATTAGTTCAAGGTCATACCAAGTGGCTGAGGTGGATTTGAAGTCAGGCAGTGTTCAAATGACTCTCAATGCCTTCTGGGGA encodes:
- the QPCTL gene encoding glutaminyl-peptide cyclotransferase-like protein isoform X2, which codes for MRSGGRGRPRLRVGERGLLERPSPPKRRLLPRAQLLPLLLLALTVASVFYTIWSSWHSQTEELPLGRELRGPLIGSLPEARVRRVVGQLDPQRLWNTFLRPLLVVRTPGSPGNLQVRKFLEATLRTLSAGWHIELDPFTASTPLGPLDFGNVVATLDPGAARHLTLACHYDSKLFPSGSAPFVGATDSAVPCSLLLELAQALDQELGKAKERAAPVTLQLLFLDGEEALKEWGPKDSLYGSRHLAQLMESTPHGLGSTRIQAIELFMLLDLLGAPNPTFYSHFPRTARWFHRLRSIEKRLHRLNLLQSHPWEVMYFQTGEPPVSVEDDHIPFLRRGVPVLHLIATPFPSVWHTSNDSEANLHPPTVHNLSRILAVFLAEYLGL
- the QPCTL gene encoding glutaminyl-peptide cyclotransferase-like protein isoform X1, producing MRSGGRGRPRLRVGERGLLERPSPPKRRLLPRAQLLPLLLLALTVASVFYTIWSSWHSQTEELPLGRELRGPLIGSLPEARVRRVVGQLDPQRLWNTFLRPLLVVRTPGSPGNLQVRKAAPVTLQLLFLDGEEALKEWGPKDSLYGSRHLAQLMESTPHGLGSTRIQAIELFMLLDLLGAPNPTFYSHFPRTARWFHRLRSIEKRLHRLNLLQSHPWEVMYFQTGEPPVSVEDDHIPFLRRGVPVLHLIATPFPSVWHTSNDSEANLHPPTVHNLSRILAVFLAEYLGL